A window of Bactrocera tryoni isolate S06 unplaced genomic scaffold, CSIRO_BtryS06_freeze2 scaffold_25, whole genome shotgun sequence genomic DNA:
TTGGAGAGTATATTAATTAGGCAAAGTTTTCTCCAACTgtctaattttgtttaaaattcctTTGCGATTCCATGCAATAGTTTGCCCTCCTCAACTGAACTCTTTTGGAAGGAGTCGAGCGATCTTGCATATGTGGAGAAGAAAAAGGTGAGTCTTCAAGGGTCACATCGGCGAAAATAGGTGATACATACTCGACACCTAATGCTTGCCCTCTTGGTGCAACTGCCTCCCTTATCTGAATAAGCCGGGCCACACTCTCCTCCATTGGGCTTAGCGACTGCTCTAGAGGTGTACCACCAGTCACAAGTTGTTCCTATTATTAgcaagatttttttaatttgctttataGCGAATCCacacttaataaaaaaatttatttttatttaatagttttaatcTCATAACCATTACTTACTCGTCCCCATTCGTAGACAGTT
This region includes:
- the LOC120780267 gene encoding uncharacterized protein LOC120780267, which translates into the protein MEKNPEVGKVKPQFGSNKFKNQIVGKCGIAVELFMATKLNCLRMGTRTTCDWWYTSRAVAKPNGGECGPAYSDKGGSCTKRASIRCRLDSFQKSSVEEGKLLHGIAKEF